A single genomic interval of Bacteroidetes Order II. bacterium harbors:
- a CDS encoding transposase: MRRKYDRAFKEEAVRMLQNGKSVKEVAELLGVSEQVLYN; encoded by the coding sequence TTGCGGCGCAAGTATGACAGGGCGTTCAAAGAAGAAGCAGTGCGGATGCTTCAAAACGGCAAGAGCGTAAAAGAAGTGGCCGAACTGCTCGGTGTGAGCGAACAGGTGCTGTACAAC
- a CDS encoding GLPGLI family protein: MKNLLPLLLFFSFAVQAQTTSQGTIYYSKYPNIFSGSSISKNNEVFAPESENAAFILYFNTDQSFYSYDVASNNKRESQRAMVAMSRGGYYQRNFSEELFYKNLAQQQYIRKTSLYGRYFIIEDKMSSLAWEIGTETKIIAGHLCIKAIIPDTTTFISTNTFIDVRWSDLGGHKSNLILCHEETRTSIKSCKCEPVAAQV, from the coding sequence ATGAAAAATCTCCTTCCACTCCTGCTATTTTTTTCATTTGCTGTACAAGCACAAACTACATCCCAAGGGACAATTTATTATAGTAAATATCCTAATATATTTTCAGGTTCATCCATAAGTAAAAACAATGAAGTTTTTGCTCCTGAGTCAGAAAATGCGGCTTTTATCTTGTATTTTAACACAGATCAATCATTTTATTCCTACGATGTAGCGTCTAATAATAAAAGAGAATCCCAAAGAGCTATGGTAGCGATGTCTCGTGGAGGATATTATCAGCGAAATTTTTCTGAAGAACTCTTTTACAAAAACCTTGCCCAGCAACAGTATATTCGGAAAACAAGTCTTTACGGGCGCTATTTTATTATTGAAGATAAAATGTCATCTTTAGCATGGGAGATTGGAACAGAAACAAAAATTATTGCGGGGCATTTATGCATTAAAGCCATTATACCTGATACGACAACTTTTATTTCTACCAACACCTTCATAGATGTGAGGTGGTCTGATTTAGGCGGACACAAATCTAACTTAATATTGTGTCATGAAGAAACAAGAACAAGCATTAAGTCCTGCAAGTGCGAACCGGTTGCGGCGCAAGTATGA
- a CDS encoding thioredoxin domain-containing protein, protein MKKSNYLTDIVLIICAIIITALVVRREFFAQNEVPKAPVKPILVKGIAQKLGMHPDPENKIKIIEFMDYECPFCREQEKVLKKVVAAYPDKVSIHRYHLPLDKIHPNAYMAANGAECAKELGFFDQYHDTVFKKETFSQPKTDWKTIAEGIGVKQLNSFVTCQQDTTYKLRIEAHRSVAKEFGIHGVPTIVIKDKLYSGSLSFEQIKEAIDIKN, encoded by the coding sequence ATGAAGAAAAGTAATTACTTGACGGATATTGTGTTAATTATATGTGCCATTATTATCACTGCATTGGTCGTCCGTAGAGAGTTTTTTGCTCAAAATGAAGTACCCAAAGCGCCTGTGAAACCTATTTTAGTGAAAGGGATTGCGCAGAAACTGGGTATGCATCCTGATCCTGAAAATAAAATTAAGATTATCGAATTTATGGATTATGAATGCCCCTTTTGTCGTGAACAAGAGAAGGTTCTAAAAAAGGTTGTTGCAGCATATCCTGATAAAGTTTCGATTCATCGGTATCATCTTCCGCTTGATAAAATCCATCCGAATGCCTACATGGCGGCAAATGGAGCAGAATGTGCTAAAGAATTAGGTTTTTTTGATCAATATCATGATACTGTTTTCAAGAAGGAAACCTTTTCTCAACCTAAAACCGATTGGAAGACCATTGCAGAGGGCATAGGGGTTAAACAGCTAAACTCTTTTGTAACGTGTCAGCAAGATACGACCTACAAGTTGCGTATCGAAGCACATCGAAGCGTGGCGAAAGAGTTTGGGATCCATGGTGTACCTACCATTGTTATCAAGGATAAGTTGTATTCGGGTAGCCTTTCATTCGAGCAAATAAAAGAAGCAATTGATATAAAAAACTAA
- the rocD gene encoding ornithine--oxo-acid transaminase, whose translation MKTTAFHSASHYIALEDRYGAHNYHPLPVVLARGEGVFLWDLEGKRYYDFLSAYSAVNQGHCHPRIVGALIEQAQTLTLTSRAFHHNLLGEFEALLSKTFDYDKALVMNSGVEAVETALKLCRKWAYTVKGIPENEAIIMFAEDNFHGRTLSVISGSTDPSSRTGFGPHMEGIAHVPYNDLAALENLLRDEPHIAGFIVEPMQGEAGVVVPDEGYLRKASEICHAHGVLFIADEVQTGIARTGKLLATCGNCTCAKSCENQPEIKPDILILGKALSGGVMPVSAVLARDEIMLTIRPGEHGSTFGGNPLACAVGMAALQVVADEGLAEKAAHLGEVFREGLLEIATRHPLIRSVRGKGLLNAIVVNCEESSDLAWRLCLAFKKHGLLAKPTHGNKIRLAPPLVITEEQIRDALHIIEMSIAECHE comes from the coding sequence ATGAAGACCACAGCTTTCCATTCCGCCAGTCATTATATCGCATTAGAAGACCGTTACGGTGCGCACAATTATCACCCGCTTCCGGTTGTGCTTGCACGTGGAGAAGGTGTTTTTTTGTGGGATCTGGAAGGCAAGCGGTACTACGACTTTCTTTCGGCTTATTCTGCGGTCAATCAAGGGCATTGTCATCCTCGCATTGTGGGTGCATTGATTGAACAAGCGCAAACACTAACTCTTACTTCGCGAGCATTTCACCATAATTTATTAGGGGAATTTGAAGCATTATTAAGTAAAACATTTGACTACGATAAAGCCTTGGTGATGAATTCTGGTGTTGAGGCCGTAGAAACCGCGCTCAAACTTTGCCGAAAGTGGGCTTATACAGTGAAGGGTATTCCTGAAAACGAAGCCATCATCATGTTTGCTGAAGACAACTTTCATGGCCGAACACTTTCCGTCATTTCGGGATCAACCGATCCGAGTAGCCGCACGGGTTTTGGGCCACATATGGAAGGCATTGCACACGTTCCCTACAACGACTTGGCGGCATTAGAGAACCTATTACGCGATGAACCACACATTGCCGGATTTATCGTAGAACCCATGCAAGGCGAAGCGGGTGTCGTGGTTCCAGACGAGGGATATCTTAGGAAAGCTTCCGAAATTTGTCATGCACACGGTGTTTTATTCATTGCAGACGAGGTTCAAACAGGAATTGCACGTACTGGAAAGCTCTTGGCGACTTGTGGAAATTGCACCTGTGCCAAAAGTTGCGAAAATCAGCCCGAAATTAAACCCGATATTCTTATTTTAGGCAAAGCCCTTTCTGGCGGTGTGATGCCTGTCTCGGCGGTTCTGGCCCGCGACGAAATCATGCTTACCATTCGTCCGGGAGAGCATGGTTCCACCTTTGGTGGGAATCCGCTTGCTTGTGCGGTTGGTATGGCGGCTTTACAGGTGGTGGCTGACGAAGGCTTGGCGGAAAAAGCAGCACATCTCGGCGAGGTTTTCCGTGAGGGTCTTCTGGAAATAGCCACTCGTCACCCATTGATCCGATCTGTTCGTGGCAAAGGGCTATTAAACGCTATTGTGGTGAATTGTGAAGAAAGCTCAGATCTCGCCTGGCGCCTCTGTCTTGCATTTAAAAAGCATGGGCTTTTAGCCAAACCGACGCATGGCAATAAAATCCGACTGGCCCCACCCTTGGTGATTACCGAAGAACAAATTCGTGACGCTTTACACATCATCGAAATGTCTATTGCTGAATGTCATGAATAA
- a CDS encoding Lrp/AsnC ligand binding domain-containing protein translates to MDTFDVQILHCLETDGRMPHSSIATMLGISHTMVHKLIEQGVLVGIKPVLDEKKLGYDWAAFTGLTFEKDADSERVIEALKNIPEITEYFYIRVSYNLYIRMVTKSHSHMREILYHKIDTLPGIAKTDSMVELGCAFKRNIGL, encoded by the coding sequence ATGGATACGTTTGATGTACAAATCTTGCATTGCTTAGAAACCGATGGCCGAATGCCACATTCCTCCATTGCCACTATGCTGGGCATCTCCCATACTATGGTGCATAAACTCATAGAACAAGGTGTACTCGTTGGTATCAAACCCGTACTGGATGAGAAGAAGTTAGGCTATGATTGGGCCGCCTTCACAGGATTGACATTCGAAAAAGATGCAGACTCCGAGCGAGTGATTGAAGCGCTTAAAAATATACCAGAAATAACTGAGTATTTTTATATAAGAGTAAGTTATAATTTATACATTCGTATGGTGACAAAAAGTCATAGCCATATGCGTGAGATTTTGTATCATAAAATTGACACCCTTCCCGGTATTGCCAAAACCGATTCTATGGTTGAACTGGGGTGCGCCTTCAAACGTAATATTGGCTTGTAG
- a CDS encoding 2,3-bisphosphoglycerate-independent phosphoglycerate mutase translates to MNKHILIILDGYGKAVDPTVSAIDAAQKPFIDHLFATYPNSTLEASGLAVGLPDGQMGNSEVGHMNLGAGRVVYQDITRIDKEIKEGAFYDNTVLKTAMSHAKNKGTNLHLMGLFSDGGVHASNTHLVALLEMAKREGLSQEQVNVHCFTDGRDTDPQGSIDYMSEFLKEAARIGVGKVRSIIGRYYAMDRDNRWERTAQAYDLLVHGSGTKVDDPIAALQESHANGITDEFIKPLLVMDENHRSPRIAPGDAVICFNFRSDRMRQLSRPFLFEDFSGFVADYLEDLFYCSFTKYDNSFTIPIAFPKIDIVSPLGEVVSHAGFRQLRAAETEKYPHVTFFFNGGRETPFDGEDRILAPSPKVPTYDLQPEMSALELAEAVSKALKENEYALAVLNFANPDMVGHTGVFEAAVKAIETVDTCTKLVVETALQNGYTVEIIADHGNADKMRNEDGTPNTAHTTALVPHLIIKEGFQGPIHPGKLGDIAPTILHILGLPRPEVMDGEVLI, encoded by the coding sequence ATGAACAAGCATATTCTTATCATTTTGGATGGTTACGGAAAAGCCGTTGATCCTACTGTCAGCGCCATAGATGCCGCCCAAAAACCTTTTATAGACCATTTGTTTGCCACGTATCCGAACAGCACCCTCGAAGCTAGTGGATTGGCCGTAGGGCTGCCAGACGGCCAGATGGGAAACTCAGAAGTAGGGCACATGAACCTCGGTGCCGGAAGGGTGGTCTATCAAGATATCACACGCATTGATAAAGAAATTAAAGAAGGAGCTTTTTATGACAATACTGTCCTCAAAACAGCCATGTCTCACGCCAAAAACAAGGGTACCAACCTGCATCTGATGGGGTTGTTTTCCGATGGCGGGGTACATGCCTCTAATACACACCTTGTTGCCCTCTTAGAAATGGCAAAACGCGAAGGTCTTTCGCAAGAGCAGGTAAATGTACATTGTTTCACCGATGGACGAGACACTGACCCCCAAGGTAGTATAGACTATATGTCCGAATTCTTAAAAGAGGCCGCACGCATTGGTGTCGGGAAGGTCAGATCCATCATTGGAAGGTATTATGCCATGGACCGCGACAACCGCTGGGAACGTACCGCGCAAGCCTATGATTTATTGGTACATGGCTCTGGAACAAAAGTGGATGACCCCATCGCAGCCCTGCAAGAAAGCCATGCGAATGGGATTACAGATGAATTTATAAAGCCCCTACTGGTGATGGATGAAAACCACCGAAGCCCACGAATCGCCCCCGGCGATGCGGTTATTTGCTTCAACTTTCGTTCAGACCGAATGCGTCAACTCTCTCGGCCTTTCCTCTTTGAGGATTTTTCTGGATTTGTAGCAGATTATTTAGAAGACTTGTTTTATTGTTCATTTACGAAATACGATAATTCCTTTACCATACCGATCGCATTTCCTAAAATTGATATTGTATCCCCCTTGGGTGAAGTGGTTTCCCATGCAGGATTCCGGCAATTACGCGCCGCAGAAACCGAAAAATACCCTCATGTCACCTTCTTCTTTAATGGGGGCCGAGAAACACCCTTTGATGGAGAAGACCGCATTTTAGCTCCCTCGCCCAAAGTACCCACGTATGACCTACAGCCCGAAATGAGCGCCCTCGAACTGGCGGAAGCCGTCTCAAAAGCCCTCAAGGAAAATGAATACGCCTTGGCCGTACTCAATTTTGCCAATCCGGATATGGTTGGTCATACGGGCGTCTTTGAGGCTGCCGTAAAAGCCATCGAAACCGTAGATACCTGCACAAAATTGGTGGTCGAAACGGCCCTACAGAACGGCTATACCGTCGAGATTATCGCCGATCATGGTAATGCCGATAAAATGCGTAATGAAGATGGAACGCCCAATACCGCACACACAACCGCTTTGGTTCCACATCTCATCATCAAAGAGGGCTTTCAAGGCCCGATACACCCTGGAAAGTTGGGCGACATTGCTCCGACGATCCTCCACATCTTGGGCCTGCCTCGTCCGGAAGTGATGGATGGTGAAGTATTGATTTAA
- the nth gene encoding endonuclease III: MRIIRERDRLREKPNRCKNEAGNHHKYLVKQPNKGHQTRILGDKKGNPSNVNQLVLEKSILATKTFEALRSVITDPVTELQYTNPFELLVAVLLSAQCTDARVNLVTPALFLRFPGPDALCAASPDEILPYIQSVTFPNNKAAHLAKLGRVLMEKHGGNIPASVEEIEKLPGCGHKTAEVVASVAFGIPAFPVDTHVFRVSNRIGLASGKTVKEVEIQLKALFPKSEWSEGHHLLILHGRYTCKAQNPQCSSCVLATWCRYKAQMDKLPAVLLGLKPKLGTYYCTNCHQYCNQFVPITDENGLEQGSCPHCGSVYLHHAKTGKTTVRIQDFRV; this comes from the coding sequence ATGCGCATCATCCGAGAGCGGGATCGGCTGAGAGAAAAGCCCAACAGGTGCAAAAACGAGGCCGGAAACCATCATAAATACTTGGTAAAACAACCGAACAAAGGACATCAAACTCGTATTTTAGGGGATAAAAAGGGAAATCCATCAAACGTAAACCAACTGGTTTTGGAAAAAAGCATACTTGCCACAAAAACATTTGAGGCGCTCCGGAGCGTCATCACCGACCCTGTAACGGAATTGCAATATACAAATCCGTTTGAGTTATTGGTTGCCGTTTTGTTATCTGCACAATGCACCGATGCACGTGTAAACTTGGTAACACCTGCCCTTTTCCTCCGGTTTCCAGGCCCGGATGCCCTTTGCGCCGCTTCTCCCGATGAAATATTACCTTATATCCAGTCGGTTACTTTTCCCAACAACAAAGCCGCCCACCTTGCAAAATTAGGGCGTGTCTTGATGGAAAAACATGGGGGGAACATCCCAGCATCGGTGGAGGAAATTGAAAAACTACCCGGATGTGGTCATAAAACAGCCGAAGTGGTGGCATCGGTGGCATTTGGAATTCCAGCATTTCCGGTAGATACCCATGTTTTTCGGGTTTCTAATCGTATTGGTTTGGCTTCTGGAAAAACCGTAAAAGAAGTAGAGATACAACTCAAAGCCTTATTCCCGAAGTCCGAATGGAGTGAAGGACACCATTTATTAATTTTGCATGGAAGATACACCTGCAAGGCCCAAAACCCACAGTGCTCCTCTTGTGTCTTGGCCACATGGTGTAGGTATAAAGCCCAAATGGATAAACTCCCCGCTGTACTTCTTGGTTTGAAACCTAAACTGGGGACTTATTATTGCACCAATTGTCATCAATATTGTAACCAATTTGTTCCTATAACCGATGAAAACGGCTTAGAGCAAGGATCATGTCCCCATTGTGGTTCGGTTTACTTGCACCATGCCAAAACGGGGAAGACAACTGTCAGAATTCAAGATTTTCGGGTCTGA
- a CDS encoding DUF4105 domain-containing protein gives MMVSGLVFAPVGLFSQPIPLSDDAHISLLTVSEGDALYSAFGHTGLRFKDEKRGLDIVFNYGTFDFNTPGFYLKFLRGQLDYVLAVESFEAFMWTYRDIEKRGVREQVLNLSSEQKKVLFDLVQENYKPENRYYRYDFFFDNCATKPRDLFERAFGDAFLWGNTPNPQKTFRVLLDEALDDKRWAKFGIDLILGQKTDRIATRREVMFLPEYLRQAVGKATISHQGQKVSFVASEMILIPEPLRPSALDLPTWLAWGLLIAFLLQMMMSFRTQTTILKWQGIDAFLFLFSGLIGCLIVFLWFFTDHKVTPDNWNVAWLLPTHVLAGVALSIGSVGTFIKRYAQINCLLICVFLLFWGIVPQDLHPAFFPLCLILLLRSMVLGFDFLKVATYVPQITTKPSR, from the coding sequence ATGATGGTTTCCGGCCTCGTTTTTGCACCTGTTGGGCTTTTCTCTCAGCCGATCCCGCTCTCGGATGATGCGCATATCTCTTTGCTCACGGTCTCGGAAGGGGATGCCTTGTACAGTGCTTTTGGGCACACAGGGTTACGCTTTAAAGATGAAAAACGTGGGTTGGATATCGTGTTTAATTATGGAACATTTGATTTTAATACCCCGGGATTTTACTTGAAATTTCTGCGTGGTCAATTGGATTATGTTTTGGCGGTTGAATCTTTTGAGGCATTTATGTGGACTTACCGAGATATAGAAAAACGGGGCGTTCGGGAGCAAGTCTTAAACTTGTCTTCCGAACAAAAGAAAGTACTTTTTGACTTGGTTCAAGAAAATTACAAACCTGAAAACCGTTATTACCGATATGACTTTTTCTTTGATAATTGTGCCACCAAACCCCGAGATCTTTTTGAGCGTGCTTTTGGGGATGCTTTCCTGTGGGGAAATACGCCTAATCCCCAGAAGACCTTTCGGGTGCTGTTGGATGAGGCTTTAGATGATAAACGTTGGGCAAAGTTTGGTATAGACCTGATTCTGGGGCAGAAAACAGATCGGATCGCGACGCGGAGAGAAGTAATGTTTTTACCAGAATACCTTAGGCAAGCAGTTGGAAAAGCGACCATTTCACATCAAGGCCAAAAGGTTTCTTTTGTGGCTTCTGAGATGATTTTGATACCAGAGCCTTTGCGTCCATCAGCACTAGACTTACCCACCTGGCTGGCGTGGGGACTTTTAATCGCCTTCCTCTTGCAAATGATGATGTCATTCAGGACACAAACAACCATACTCAAGTGGCAAGGCATAGATGCTTTTCTGTTTTTGTTTTCCGGCTTAATCGGATGTCTTATTGTCTTCTTATGGTTTTTTACGGATCATAAAGTTACGCCGGATAATTGGAACGTGGCCTGGTTATTGCCCACACATGTGCTGGCGGGGGTAGCTTTGTCCATTGGTTCTGTAGGTACATTTATCAAGCGCTATGCACAAATAAATTGTTTACTGATCTGCGTATTCCTATTGTTTTGGGGAATTGTACCGCAAGATTTGCACCCTGCATTTTTTCCTTTGTGTTTAATTCTCCTATTGCGCAGTATGGTTTTAGGATTTGATTTCCTCAAGGTTGCAACATATGTGCCTCAAATAACGACTAAACCATCGAGGTAA
- a CDS encoding D-alanine--D-alanine ligase — protein sequence MYRKIRVGVVMGGRSSEHEVSLRSAQSVIQAMDKERFEVVPVGITKTGKWIIHPEALSILLALADKHMLPADFVAAHARSEVPVSVAEAASMLPTTQELAAFDVLFPVLHGPYGEDGTMQGLLEMAHVPYVGAGVLASAVGMDKIVFKDVMRANNIPVSPYWHCLRSRWEQEPETVLDEVETTLGYPVFTKPPNMGSSVGISKCIDRDALRKGITEAVRFDRKVLVEAAVPNVREIEVSVLGNDHPKASVPGEIVPNHEFYDYAAKYLGSADNDSKLLIPSPLTDEETAYIRQLAVRTYRAIDGSGLSRVDFLMNRETGEVFINEVNTMPGFTSISMYPKMWEVTGIPYQTLITHLIELAIERFKDREKLEV from the coding sequence ATGTATAGAAAGATTCGCGTTGGTGTGGTCATGGGAGGGCGTTCCTCCGAACACGAAGTGAGCCTTCGCTCGGCACAATCGGTTATCCAAGCGATGGATAAGGAACGATTTGAGGTGGTTCCCGTCGGAATTACCAAAACAGGCAAGTGGATCATTCATCCCGAAGCCCTCTCCATTTTATTGGCTTTGGCGGATAAACACATGTTGCCTGCGGATTTTGTTGCCGCCCATGCACGTTCAGAAGTCCCTGTATCTGTGGCCGAGGCTGCGTCTATGCTTCCGACCACGCAGGAATTAGCAGCCTTTGATGTGCTTTTTCCGGTGTTGCATGGGCCTTATGGCGAGGATGGGACCATGCAGGGATTGTTGGAGATGGCGCATGTTCCTTACGTTGGAGCGGGGGTATTGGCTTCGGCTGTAGGCATGGATAAAATTGTTTTTAAAGATGTTATGAGAGCGAATAATATTCCAGTTTCGCCCTACTGGCATTGTTTGCGCTCGCGGTGGGAACAAGAGCCGGAAACCGTATTAGACGAGGTGGAAACCACGCTGGGGTACCCTGTTTTCACCAAGCCTCCTAACATGGGATCTAGTGTGGGCATCTCCAAGTGCATAGATCGGGATGCTCTGCGAAAAGGGATTACAGAAGCGGTTCGTTTTGACCGAAAGGTGTTAGTTGAAGCAGCGGTACCGAATGTTCGAGAGATTGAAGTAAGTGTCCTTGGGAATGATCATCCAAAGGCCTCGGTTCCAGGAGAAATTGTGCCCAACCATGAGTTTTATGATTATGCAGCCAAATACCTTGGAAGTGCAGACAACGATAGCAAATTGTTGATTCCTTCCCCCTTGACCGATGAGGAAACGGCATATATCCGGCAGTTAGCCGTCCGCACCTACCGTGCCATTGATGGCTCAGGACTTTCGCGGGTGGATTTTTTGATGAATCGTGAGACCGGCGAAGTATTTATTAATGAAGTAAATACCATGCCTGGTTTTACGTCTATTTCCATGTACCCCAAAATGTGGGAGGTCACCGGTATTCCATATCAGACATTGATTACCCATCTCATAGAATTGGCCATTGAGCGTTTTAAAGACCGTGAAAAATTGGAAGTGTAA
- a CDS encoding TonB-dependent receptor, producing the protein MKSLKFIVLTCGILMGLGGSSLAFAQVSTFKVSGTVVDSTKTKLKQASVSVLKMGNNVLTGFGFSNADGYFEVKNIKPGDYTLQITYVGKQTLRRPFKIEDKDVALGELLLYDFIADATGATITADRNPITVKQDTLEYDARAFATRPNANVEELLKKLPGVEVASDGKVTAMGKEVTKVLVDGKDFFGKDPKQATRNLDADIIERVQVLDERNDMSRMTGIDDGERERVINLALKADKKKGYFGKIEAGYGTDQRYDNQLSANRFNRKMQFSVVGNLNNVNRQNFTRGEGMSVSVGGGGVRMATNFTSGNSSGLSTTQSGGVNFNYDFTKNLKLNSSYSYGSVLTETERSANQQQLLGAGNSFRLNDESLQSEENNSHRINARINYNPSEGQELIVRSSLSLSDGELGYSAVQNTFNATDEKSVYGTRKEDGSTDGMQSSVQVTYRQRLGKVGRNLVLNGQFSNNTSDKLSFLKTLDQYFLPVKPDVLLDQEQSSASDVVNYQGTVTYTEPLSLKSILETSYTYRNNQNDQDQQVFDLVTGQRTINELLTNLYNNDYQYHTAGTRYNYRASTWNVNFGVKVQSSQLEGISQKNPTVEKNFLNFLPELNFNFNAPQSANVRINYSTRVREPSVRELQPVADNRNPQNVYIGNPNLNNEYAHNLNLNFFKFDMFTQTNMMAFVNASYTLNKITNEQTIGENFKQTTTPFNSDKENWSIMGFGNYGKPIRPLKIKYSLNLSSRFGRSYTLINKAENQTNTLNNSVGLSLDNIRKETLDIRVGGQVAQSISRYSLNTDQNRNYLTPSMNADLSLYLGKAKEWTLGSNFRYTQYPASSLAEASSTSILEARISRRILNDRALIELAGYDLLDQNSGFNRTEATNVITDETVKTLGRHILMRFTYSFRTFGK; encoded by the coding sequence ATGAAATCACTTAAATTTATTGTGCTAACTTGTGGCATTCTAATGGGATTAGGAGGCTCCTCTCTGGCCTTTGCCCAAGTTAGTACCTTCAAGGTTTCGGGAACCGTTGTGGATTCGACGAAAACGAAACTAAAACAGGCCTCGGTGTCTGTGCTGAAGATGGGAAACAATGTTTTGACCGGATTTGGCTTTTCCAATGCCGATGGCTACTTCGAAGTGAAGAACATCAAACCCGGTGACTACACCCTCCAGATTACCTATGTGGGCAAACAAACCCTTAGACGCCCGTTTAAAATTGAGGACAAAGATGTGGCTTTAGGAGAACTCTTGCTCTATGATTTTATTGCTGACGCGACCGGAGCTACCATTACCGCAGACCGAAATCCTATCACGGTTAAACAAGACACATTGGAATATGATGCCCGTGCTTTTGCTACCCGTCCCAATGCAAATGTAGAGGAACTGCTGAAAAAATTACCGGGGGTAGAGGTCGCCTCCGATGGAAAAGTGACTGCCATGGGAAAAGAGGTTACCAAGGTATTGGTGGATGGGAAAGACTTTTTTGGTAAAGATCCCAAACAAGCAACCCGAAATTTAGATGCCGACATCATTGAACGGGTCCAGGTACTGGACGAACGCAACGACATGTCGCGTATGACGGGTATTGACGACGGTGAACGCGAACGTGTCATTAACCTTGCCCTTAAAGCAGATAAAAAGAAGGGATATTTTGGTAAAATTGAAGCGGGATACGGGACCGATCAACGTTATGACAACCAATTAAGTGCCAACCGCTTTAACCGAAAAATGCAATTCTCGGTTGTAGGCAACCTAAACAATGTGAACCGTCAGAATTTTACACGGGGCGAAGGAATGTCGGTATCGGTCGGTGGTGGCGGGGTTCGCATGGCTACTAACTTTACCAGCGGAAACAGTTCCGGCCTGTCCACCACACAATCTGGCGGGGTTAACTTCAACTATGACTTCACGAAAAATCTCAAACTTAATTCAAGTTATTCTTATGGCTCGGTACTAACTGAAACCGAACGCTCGGCCAACCAGCAGCAACTTTTAGGTGCCGGGAATAGTTTCCGCCTCAATGACGAGAGCCTGCAATCGGAAGAAAATAATAGTCACCGCATTAATGCCCGCATAAATTACAATCCTTCTGAAGGACAAGAATTGATCGTCAGAAGTTCCCTGAGTCTTAGTGACGGTGAATTAGGTTACAGTGCCGTCCAAAATACATTTAATGCGACGGACGAAAAAAGCGTCTATGGAACGAGAAAAGAAGATGGGAGCACCGACGGAATGCAAAGTTCTGTACAAGTAACGTATCGTCAACGTTTAGGCAAAGTCGGTCGCAACTTGGTCTTGAACGGACAGTTCAGCAACAACACGTCGGACAAACTTTCGTTCCTTAAAACATTGGATCAATACTTTCTGCCTGTGAAGCCCGATGTGTTATTAGACCAAGAGCAAAGCAGTGCATCGGATGTGGTAAATTATCAAGGAACCGTTACTTATACCGAGCCACTCTCGCTTAAGTCTATTCTGGAAACCAGTTACACATACCGCAATAACCAGAATGACCAAGACCAGCAGGTATTTGATCTGGTAACAGGACAAAGAACCATCAATGAATTGCTCACCAACCTTTACAACAACGATTATCAATATCATACGGCGGGAACGCGCTACAACTACCGGGCGTCAACATGGAATGTCAACTTCGGGGTGAAGGTTCAGTCATCGCAATTAGAGGGCATTTCTCAAAAGAACCCTACGGTAGAAAAAAACTTCCTGAACTTTTTGCCGGAACTAAACTTCAATTTTAATGCACCACAAAGTGCTAATGTACGCATAAATTATAGTACCCGTGTTCGGGAACCTTCCGTGCGGGAACTCCAGCCAGTAGCCGATAACCGCAACCCACAAAACGTTTATATTGGTAATCCGAACCTGAACAATGAATATGCGCATAACCTGAACCTAAACTTTTTCAAGTTCGACATGTTCACCCAAACCAATATGATGGCTTTTGTGAATGCAAGTTATACGCTCAATAAGATCACGAACGAGCAAACCATTGGCGAGAACTTTAAACAAACCACGACCCCATTTAACAGCGACAAAGAAAACTGGTCTATAATGGGATTTGGAAATTACGGCAAGCCCATTCGCCCGCTAAAAATCAAGTATAGCCTCAACCTGAGTTCTCGTTTTGGCCGTAGCTATACGCTAATTAATAAAGCCGAAAACCAAACCAACACCCTAAATAACAGTGTGGGATTAAGTTTGGACAATATCCGCAAGGAGACCCTAGACATTCGGGTAGGTGGTCAGGTAGCACAGAGTATCAGCCGTTATTCTCTGAATACCGACCAAAACCGCAATTACCTGACGCCGTCTATGAATGCAGACCTTAGTTTGTATCTTGGCAAGGCAAAAGAATGGACTTTAGGCTCCAACTTCCGATACACACAGTATCCCGCATCTTCTTTGGCCGAGGCATCCTCTACTTCTATTTTGGAAGCCCGGATTTCGCGCCGGATTCTGAATGATAGGGCTTTAATCGAATTGGCTGGTTACGACTTATTGGATCAGAACTCCGGCTTCAACCGAACAGAAGCCACCAATGTCATCACAGATGAGACCGTAAAAACTTTGGGAAGACATATTTTGATGCGCTTTACTTATTCTTTCCGAACGTTTGGAAAATAA